From Hymenobacter sediminicola:
TGCCCGGCCGCATCCCGCTCAAAAGGAGTGTCCGTAACGCGCAGCCAGCGGGCTGATCCATTGCGGTGGGTGAGATGAAATTCCAGGGACAGGATTTCACTGTCCGCTAGTTGGGCTACGTGCTCATAATGTTCCCGCAACCGCTGTACTTCCGTCGGGGGCATCAGCCGCTCCAGCACTTCCCCGCCCATTTCCTGGATTTCCTCCTCCGTATATCCCAGCATGACTTCGATGTGCCGGTTGGAGTACACATTGCGCTTTTCAGCCAGGTCGTAGATGTAGATAAGGTTGGGGGCTGTGTAGGCGACGCGTTCCACCAGCAACTGGCTTTGGCGCAGGGCTTCTTCGGTGGCTTTACGCTGAGTAATATCCTCGGCGCTGCACAGCACTTGGTACACGAGGCCGTTTTCGTCGCGCGTGAAAGCCGTGCTCCGAATCCAGAGCCACCGCCAGTTGCCGTTCTGGTGCCGTACCCGGTACTCGCCGGTGCTAAGTTCCCCATCTGGCAACGCCTGCAGGTAGCCCCGTTTGTTGAACAGACTCCGCAGATCCTCCGGATGAATAATCTGCTGCAACAGCCCCGCCTGGGTTTCAATGGTCTGCTCGGGGTAGCCTAGTACCCGCTCTATCTGCCGGTTGATGTAGTTGAGGCGGTGTGCCTGCAGATCGTAGAGAAAAACAACCGCCGGAATGGTGTCGTTGATGCGGGCCATGAGCAATTGGCTGTGGCGCAGCTGGGTTTCGGCCTGGCGGCGGGCCGTAATATCGGTGAGGTAAATGTTAGCTGCTTCCTCTTGGAGCAGCGGTACAATGGTCCAGTGGTAAAACGCCCCATCGAGCTGACGCTCCACAATGCGGGAGGTATTCTCCTGCAGAGCCGATTTTACTTGCTGGTGCAGAAACTCCCGGTCGGGTTGCCACTCTGGCCTAGCCAGGGCCCGGAGTACTGGGCCAGCTGCCGGATTGGCGTAGCGGGCCTGGCCGTCGTGCCCGAAACAGATAATAGGGTCCGGGCTCTGCTCTGCCAGCTGGCTGAGTTCCTGCACGTGGGCCTGCACCTGCCGCTGGCGAGTTACGTCTTCGTAGCTCCAAAGGTGTAGCATCGTGCGCCCGTTCTGTACCACCGGCAGGTACTCGCGCTGCAGAACACGACCGTTGGCCAGCTCTACCAGCTCGGCCCGGCGCAGCTGAGCCCGCATCGCCTCATCCGCCTGCTGCAGCACGTCGTCGGGCCGTCGGAAAGCTGCCGACTGGCGCAGAACCTGATGGCAGTCCTGGCCAATGTAGGCTGCGGGAGGATCGGGTAGCGCCAGCAAGTCGCAGAGCCGCTGATTGATGAGCTTGATGTGGCAATGTTCGTCCTGCGCTAGTAGGCCGGTGCTGATTGTCTGGAGCAGCGCGGTAAGCTGCCCAGCGGCAGCCTGGCTCTGTAGGTGCGACTGTTCACGCAGTTGCTGCAGTTCCTGCCGCAACGCTTGTTGGGCTTGCTCCGCGTGCCGGAGGCGGCGCTGTAGCTGGCGTTGACTGATAGAGCTCATAGCACACGGTTTCAGGCAAGAAGGGGAAAGGCAGCCTGAGTGTCAGTGGCACGCCTGCACAACATTAGCGCAACCGCACCTCGTTGTTCTGAGCCATACGATAAATAGTAGACTTCCCGATTTGCAGCTTGTCGGCAACCTGCATAATATTTCCTTGGTGTGCATCTAAATAGCGCTGCACAATGGCCGCTATCTGAGTCCGCAGCGACTCGGCGGCTGGGGCCTGCCCATTGGTGCTGCTACCCTGTATGCGCAACGACAGGTCCTGGGGCAGAATGGTATCCTGCTCGGCCAGCACAGCCGCCAGCTCTATAATGGCTTTCAACTCGCGCACGTTGCCAGGGAAGGGGTAGCGCAGCAGCAGGTTGCGGGCCTCATCAGAAAGGCGGCAGGGAGTCATCTTATTCTGGTGGCAGAAATCACTCAGGAATGACTCTGCAAGCATCAGGATGTCTTGGCCACGCTCACGCAGGGGGGGGAGCACAATCGGCAGGCCCAGCAGCCGGTAGTACAGGTCTTCGCGGAAACGGCCCTTCTGTACTTGCTCTGCCAGATCATGGTGGGTGGCCACCATCAGGCGGGCATCGAATGCAATGGGCTGGCCTCCACCTACCCGCAGTACCTCCCGTTCCTGCAGCACTCGCAGCAGCTTAGCCTGCAGGTCCAGTGGCATTTCGGCAATTTCATCGAGAAACAGGGTACCGCGGTGCGCTTCCTCAAACCGCCCGATGCGGCGGCTGATAGCTCCCGTAAACGCCCCTTTCTCATGGCCGAACAGCTCACTTTCCAGCAACTCCCGCGGAATGGCTGCTACGTTTACGGCCACGAATGCCTGCTCGCGGCGTGGCGACAAATAATGAATGGCTTTGGCCACCAGCTCCTTGCCAGTGCCAGTTTCGCCGCTCAGCGACACGGTGATATTGGTGCGCGCAGCTTTTTCGATAAGGGTGCTGAGCTGCTGCATCTGAGGGCTGCTACCCAGAATGGCGCGGCCCGGCTCGTACTTCATGCCAATCTGCTCACGCAAACGCTCGTTTTCACGGCGTAGCAGCAGCTGCTTGCGCACGTTATTCACGGAGTTCCAGAGGCGGTCAGCAGTTTCCTCATCTTTCACTAGGTAGTCATACGCTCCCTGGCGCAACAGCCCGATAGCCGTACGCACATCTTCCTGACCCGAAATAATGATGACAGCTACCTCGGGCAGGCGCTCCTTAATCTGACGCAGTACCTGGTCGCCTTTGCCATCAGGCAGCGAGTAGTCCAGCGTAATCAGGTCAGGCTTTTCACTCAGATGGTCGAAGCACGCTTGGGCAGTAGTGAAGCGCTGGACCTGATAGTCAGGGTTCTGGGCAAGCTTATATTCTAGAAGCTCGCCATACCAGGCGTTGTCCTCGACAATAAAAATATTAACAGCGGAAGAAACAGACATTTGAATCAGAAGGGATTAGCCTGCCGTAGCCTGAATAATTGGATAGCAGAAGCACCTGCCAATTGCTGAAGTACCACGCATTGGGAAAGGGTTTCATACCAATTATACAGTTTTCAATAGCTCAGGTAGGAGTGGATGGAGGCGGAGTGCGAGTATAGGGGGGGAAAACGGGCTTTGCCATATTTTCTCTAAATGGGAAGCGTAATCTACTATTGGGAAAATATATAATTTATATTATATTATTAAGGTATTGATAATCAGTGTGTATAATTTAAAAATATACAATGGCAACTGTATTGTACAAGTAGGGATAACGCTCTTGGGATTGGTCCGGGAGCTTATTTCTGCTCTACTATGGAACGCACCTTCTACTCCCGTATACTCGCACTAGCTGCCCTGTGGCTGCTAGGCACCTCTACCAGCATGGCCGCCAGGCCCGCCATCTATGGCTCAGGCCCAGCACAAGAAATAGTTTCGTGTGGGGTTTCGCTTACCTGTGGCTCAGTTTCATTCAGAAACAGGGCTTCAAACAATGATTTTACTGATTATGCCACTCTCAACCTGCCCTTACTAGGACTCGGGGTTGTGCCGGTTGGGGTCAAAGTGGAGATGTCGGACCGGGTGCTGAAGAATTCACGCGCCGGATTTGTAATCGGTTCCAGCAGCATCTTATCGGCGATAGGTCCTATCAGAATTAAAACATACGACGGAACAACAGAGAAAGAGTCTCTGCTAGTTACGTCTCTTGCCACCACGGTGCTTGGCTCCGGCACGCCAGGCCGGCTGGAATTCGTCGCGAAAGAGGAGTTCGACCATCTGGAAATTATAGCCACCTCACTAATAGGAGTCGACTATGATATTCGGGTGTACTATGCCTACGGGGTAGATGCCAACGTGGTAGAAACAGCCACAGGGGTAGTGTCGCGGTTTCCGAGCCCAGCTGCCGGTGTGAACTACAGCACGGAGGTAGTAGATAATGGCGTAAGCGTCTGCGTTAATTCCGGTGTTCAGAACCCGTCGTTCGCGGCCGATGCGTCCCTGACTAACCACGCCACCTTCAACTCCGTGCTAGGAGTAAGCTGCCCGAACTCCCTGAAAGTAAAGCTAGAAAACAGCGTGCCGGGTGGCTACTATGCCGGGTTTGTAGTAGGTAAACAAGGTCTTGCCGATATCAGTCTGCTGGGCGGGTTGCGCATCACGACCTACCTAAATGGCGAGCCACGGGAAAGTGTCACCGGCTTTGATCTGCTAACAGTTACGGCGCTGCCCAACGGCCAGTATCAAATCAGCTTTCCAACAAATCGGGCGTTTGATGAGGTGAAGTTGACGCGCAGCAGCGGGTTGAGCGTGCTAGACGGCCTGGAAGTGTACTATGGCTTTGGCCTGGAGCCGGGTGTATTCAAAGACCAGACCCCAGTGCGCTCAGACTTCTCTAGTGGTGCTGCCGGCCAGGTTACCTACTCGGGAAGCGGTAGTATCCAAAATCCGCAAAACATAGCCAATGCCAGCCTTACTGATTATGCCGAAATCAGAACTAGTGTGGTAGGCGTACTGACTTCGAACACTGTGCGCGTGAACCTCAACGGTAGTGGCCAGGCGGGCAATGCTGCCGGCGTAGTGCTGAACACGGGTGCCGGGCTGCTGAATACGCAACTGCTCAACGACATCACCATTCGCACCTACGACAGCAACAACCGGTTGCTGGAAACAGCTAGCGGTGCGTCGCTGCTTTCACAGGGTTTGCTGACCAACGGGAATACCGAAGTGTATTTCAATACCACGCAGAACTTCCAGCGAGTAGAAGTAGAAATCAACACAACGCTGTCTGTATTCGACCGCACCCGCATTCTGTATGCCTTTGCCGAAGACCGTCCCAACGGCTTCCCGCTGACAATCACGGCACCCGGCCCGCTGCCGGTTGAGCTGGCTGCTTTCGATGCCAAGGCTTCCGGGCTAGCAGTAGATGTTGCTTGGAGAACGGCATCCGAAACTAACAACAGCTATTTCCTGGTAGAGCGGGCACTGCAGGCCAAAGATGGTTTCAAAGCGGTAGGCCGGGTAGAAGGAGCCGGTACCAGCACGGGCCGCGCCTATAGCTTCCGCGACGAAACCGCTGGCAAGGCAGGAGCTGCTACCCTTTACTATCGTCTACGTCAGGTTGATACCGACGGCACCAGTCAGTATTCCCCGGTGGCAGTGGTAACATTGAACCTACCCAAAGCTGAGGTGCTGGCCGTATATCCTAATCCTGCTACCAGTTCCGACGCGGTAACGATTGAGCTGCAGGCTTTCGGCGAGAATGCACTTGGCCTCTTGAAAATCTATGATACTCAGGGAATGTTGGTTCGTCAGATACCTGCTTCCAAGTCGGTCATGAGCCTGCAAGGCGAGGTGCTGCCCGCCGGCCTCTACAACGTGGTGCTAACCGGTAGCCAGGGCCAAAAGCTGGGCAGCCAGCGTCTGGTCGTAACAGGGCGCTAGTAACACAGCCGCCTCACGCATGTGAGGCAACAAAAAGGCCCGCCGGTAGTACCGGCGGGCCTTTTTGTTGTGGGACTGGACTGTCTGCTATTCTGTGTCTGAGCGGAGCAAGCGGGCCACCTGGCGGCCGTCTGCGGTGCGGGCCAAATACAAACCAGGTGCCACCGAAGCAGCTGGCTGCCATTTCACTTCACCGGCTGCCGAGCTGCGCAGCGTTGCTACCTGCCGTCCGAGCCGGTCGAATATGGTTACGGTCTGCACGCCGGCCTGCGCCAGCTGGAAGCTTACTTGGCCTGAGAACGGTGTAGGCACAGCGGCGAGAGTCGTTACTGCCTTGGCAGTTGAAGTAGCCAGCGTTGTGTTCGTGACGCGGAAAGTAAGCGTCTGTTGGGTCACGCCTTTGATGGGGCAGGCATTATCTGTAGTGCTGACCGTGCAGTAGTACAGGCCGGGGCGTAGCGTAGTAGGAGGGAGCCAATTGAGCTGCGCCGTAGGCTGCGCGCTAGGAGCCGAAGGAGTAAATTCGGAATTAGGCAGCATCTGCTCAGCGTTGCTGGTCAGCGTAATGACCTGATTGGGATTGGAATCAATGCCACTCAGGTTCAGACTGATAAGGCGACCAGCTGTGACTGGAATAACGGCGCTAGCTTGTTGAGAAGTGCCTCCAATCGTGACAGGGCCCAGCGAAGGATTCACGTTGCTGCCACAGTCCGACACGACAAACACCATTTCGCGCCGCACGCTGCCGATATGGAAATACGTGTTGCCGGGCTGCCGACGGTACTCATCCACTTTCACGACTACCACATACTTGTTCTGGGCCTGTAGCATCGTAGTGTTGCCCGGTGTGAACAGCACTGGGGTAAACGACATTGAACCCATGGCCGGGTTGAACAGGAAGCTGGGCACAGCCGTTTTCACGGGGCAAGCGCCCGTAAAGGCCAAGGAAGGAAGCGGGAATGTGGGGCTGTACGTAGTTAGTGAAGCGGGAAGCGTTGCTACGCAAGGAGCACCGGTAGTGGGCAAGGAGATATACGTGGCCCCTGCATTGAACTGATTGTAGACATTAGGGCTACCGCAGGACATTAGAGGCCGTTCCAACGAGTAGACCAATGAGTCACCGTCCGTATCATAGGCCAAGTGGCTGAACGTAGTTGGCAGGTTCCAGCCCACGAATTGTACCGCATTGGTTGCAAATACTGGTGAGTGGTTTTGGAAGGTTTGGCCATTTCCCATATTGCTCAGTGTGGCCTCGTAATAGATGTCCGTGTTGCCGTTGATATTGGCCAGATCCGGACGAGCATTGTCCTGTACGCTGATACGCCATTCGGCGGCCGGAGGCAACGTAACGATGGTTTCGTAGCGAGCCATTTCTGTGTTTACCGGAAGGCCTGCACCACATGGGGCAGCGCCACCCGGAGCACCCGGGCAATAGGGCGTACCAATGGTTGAGTTCAGCAGCGGTGCGACAGAAGTAATGGCTCCTGTGCCAGTAGTTGTGCAGCCCGTAGATCGGCACACAAATGTGGCAGTGGTATACACGCTGACACCGCTACAGTCCCGGAATACGGTAAGGGCTAGCTTGTAGCGGTTGTTGCCAAGAGCCTCATAGGTCAGGTCGCCGCCAAGGAAGTGGGAGGCTCGTGCCGCAGGAAACTGTAGCAACAGTAGGGCGGCTAGTAACAGGAAGGGTAAGCGTTTCATCATGGAATAAAAGATATGGTGGAGAAAAATTGCAGATACAAGAACCATGCTTAAAAATATAATTCCAACTATATGGCTATTGATTTTTTCAAGTGTTATGGATTTGCGTTTTAGGGGCGCTGTACATGATTATGGCTGCTGGTCAGGATATTGATATTTTCTGATTAGTATTCGTCAGAAATAAGCAAAATCCAGACATAGCAACAGAATGATAATATTCCTTGCTGTTGCCGCTGTATGCTTTGTCGCACTTTTGCAGTAGCTCCCCCTGCTACTGCTGTGGCCTCCTACCTTCTGCTCTCTTCGCTTTTCGTCCCACTTTCCCTTTCCATGACCAACTCAACTACCCGGTTCCTCGCATGGGGAATGCTCCTGGCCTTGGCCGTGTCGTGTTCTAAAGACGAGCTACCGGCTCCGCAGGCCGGCACTGCCGTCCAGTCGTCGGATGCTAGCGCCACCCGCGACGGCAACCTGGCGCTCGGCAACCCCAGCGGTGCCGTTACGGATGCCAGCCAGTACTGGAATTACCTGCTCGTAAAGCCCCAGTTCACCATGTCCTATCACCGCGACCGGGCTGTGCCGAACTGGGTGAGCTGGCACCTGAGCAGTGCTTGGCTGGGCAGCACGCCTCGCCAAGACAATTTCGCGCCTGACAATACGCTGCCCTCCGGCTGGTTCAAAGCCAGCAGCAGTAGCTACAGCGGCTCCGGCTTCGACCGGGGCCATAATTGCCCCAGCGCCGACCGTACCGGCTCCGTAGCCGACAACACGGCGACTTTTCTGATGTCGAATATGATGCCGCAGGCTCCCAACAACAACCAGCGTACCTGGGCAAATCTGGAAAACTACTGCCGGACGCTGGTTGATGCCGGCAATGAGCTATACATCATCTGTGGTAGCTACGGCAAAGGCGGCACGGGCTCCAGCGGCTACGCTACCACCGTAGCCAGCGGCAAGATTACTGTACCGGCACGTTGCTGGAAAGTGGTGGTTGTGCTGCCCAATGGCTCCGGCGATGCCAGCCGTGTCACGAGCAGCACCCGCATCATTGCCATCAACACTCCCAACGACAATTCTCTGAACACAAGCTGGGGCACCTACCGCACCTCCGTCGATGCAATTGAGCAGGCTACTGGCTACAATCTGTTGTCAGCGGTGAGCACTACTGTACAAAGCGCCATCGAATCACGGGTGGATACTGGCCCCACCAATTAGCCATGTTGTATCTAGGTCAGCGGTTTTTGGACCCAACGCCTACCAATATTCACCGTTTTGCCGGAAGCCGGAATAGCAAGCGTGATTCTGAGGATCACCGACTTAAGAAGTATATTAACATTCTGTTATTCTGACTTTCGCCTCAACTTCCCGACCTACCATCTCGTACCTTTGTAGTGAGTGAAGTAAGTGGGAAATGTGAAGAGGATGGAGAGCCGCGCTGCAACGCGGCTCTCTGCATTTATGCCCATCTGCGCCTGTGCTACTTCGGCCAGCACACGTAAATGGCAGAATCTATTGTCTACGAAAAAGCCCCGCGCATTTCCTGATCCGGAAAGGTCTCGGGGCTTTTTCGTAACTGACAACTGTCTTATTCTACGGCACCAGCAGCGGGCCGGCTATTCATATAGGAGCGAAATGACATGGCAATTTCGCTAGTGAGCGAGCTGGCCTGAGCAGTTACCCGGCGGTCATTGTGCGTGCGGGCATTGGTCCGTTCGGCCGCCAATTGGGCCACAAATTCCTCGAAAGGCACGGTTTCATCGGGCTTCTTCGGGTCAGGCGCTATTCGCAGCTGGCCTACGCTGTAGTCGTAGCCGGAAGCAAGTGTGTGGAAGACAAATTCGAACTGAACAGGTCGTTCCTGAAGCTGGCCTGATGTAGTCGTGGTTTTGACTTTCACGGTGCCCTCAGCCCGTAGCTCTCCTTTCGCCGCATCAGTGCTGATCAGCTTTTTGGGAGAGTACGAGAAATGGTTTTCTACCCAGTCGGAGGCACGGCGAAATAGTACTGTCTGGTCGGGCTCCTCATCCGCTACCCGTTCGGTATAGCCAGCAGGCATTGCAGTGTCTTGGGCCTGCGCAGTAAGTGCCAGGCTCAGGCATCCACCAATCAAAAAACTGAGTACTACTTTTTTCATCAGGTAGGAAGCAAAAGCAAAGAAACGAGTGACGTACTTTCTAGTGACCCGTCAC
This genomic window contains:
- a CDS encoding sigma-54-dependent transcriptional regulator → MSVSSAVNIFIVEDNAWYGELLEYKLAQNPDYQVQRFTTAQACFDHLSEKPDLITLDYSLPDGKGDQVLRQIKERLPEVAVIIISGQEDVRTAIGLLRQGAYDYLVKDEETADRLWNSVNNVRKQLLLRRENERLREQIGMKYEPGRAILGSSPQMQQLSTLIEKAARTNITVSLSGETGTGKELVAKAIHYLSPRREQAFVAVNVAAIPRELLESELFGHEKGAFTGAISRRIGRFEEAHRGTLFLDEIAEMPLDLQAKLLRVLQEREVLRVGGGQPIAFDARLMVATHHDLAEQVQKGRFREDLYYRLLGLPIVLPPLRERGQDILMLAESFLSDFCHQNKMTPCRLSDEARNLLLRYPFPGNVRELKAIIELAAVLAEQDTILPQDLSLRIQGSSTNGQAPAAESLRTQIAAIVQRYLDAHQGNIMQVADKLQIGKSTIYRMAQNNEVRLR
- a CDS encoding T9SS type A sorting domain-containing protein — protein: MLGSGTPGRLEFVAKEEFDHLEIIATSLIGVDYDIRVYYAYGVDANVVETATGVVSRFPSPAAGVNYSTEVVDNGVSVCVNSGVQNPSFAADASLTNHATFNSVLGVSCPNSLKVKLENSVPGGYYAGFVVGKQGLADISLLGGLRITTYLNGEPRESVTGFDLLTVTALPNGQYQISFPTNRAFDEVKLTRSSGLSVLDGLEVYYGFGLEPGVFKDQTPVRSDFSSGAAGQVTYSGSGSIQNPQNIANASLTDYAEIRTSVVGVLTSNTVRVNLNGSGQAGNAAGVVLNTGAGLLNTQLLNDITIRTYDSNNRLLETASGASLLSQGLLTNGNTEVYFNTTQNFQRVEVEINTTLSVFDRTRILYAFAEDRPNGFPLTITAPGPLPVELAAFDAKASGLAVDVAWRTASETNNSYFLVERALQAKDGFKAVGRVEGAGTSTGRAYSFRDETAGKAGAATLYYRLRQVDTDGTSQYSPVAVVTLNLPKAEVLAVYPNPATSSDAVTIELQAFGENALGLLKIYDTQGMLVRQIPASKSVMSLQGEVLPAGLYNVVLTGSQGQKLGSQRLVVTGR
- a CDS encoding DNA/RNA non-specific endonuclease: MTNSTTRFLAWGMLLALAVSCSKDELPAPQAGTAVQSSDASATRDGNLALGNPSGAVTDASQYWNYLLVKPQFTMSYHRDRAVPNWVSWHLSSAWLGSTPRQDNFAPDNTLPSGWFKASSSSYSGSGFDRGHNCPSADRTGSVADNTATFLMSNMMPQAPNNNQRTWANLENYCRTLVDAGNELYIICGSYGKGGTGSSGYATTVASGKITVPARCWKVVVVLPNGSGDASRVTSSTRIIAINTPNDNSLNTSWGTYRTSVDAIEQATGYNLLSAVSTTVQSAIESRVDTGPTN
- a CDS encoding DUF4468 domain-containing protein encodes the protein MKKVVLSFLIGGCLSLALTAQAQDTAMPAGYTERVADEEPDQTVLFRRASDWVENHFSYSPKKLISTDAAKGELRAEGTVKVKTTTTSGQLQERPVQFEFVFHTLASGYDYSVGQLRIAPDPKKPDETVPFEEFVAQLAAERTNARTHNDRRVTAQASSLTSEIAMSFRSYMNSRPAAGAVE